TTGGCGACCACCAGTTCGGACATCTGGACCTTGTCGATGATCTCGCTCTCGTCTTCCGGCTCGATATCGGGCAACAGGCTGCGGCCCGTACGATTGTTAGCCGTGCGGACATAGGGCGTCCGATCTGGCCGGACCTCATTCATGAAGGCCGAGCGATCACGCGGCCGCGCCACCGCTTCGGCCTCATGGTGCGCCGGGCGAATGACCTCGTTCGCGGCCGGGCGTGTCACGGTCTGGCTGCGGATCGCCTCATAACTGACCAGTCCCTTGTCCAGTTCGGCCTGAACCCGTTCGGCGCGCGTCACCTGCATGTCGAGCTTTTGCAGCACATCGCGCGCCGCCAGAATCCGGCCATGCAGCAGATCCTGCGATTCATCGGCATGGCCACGCAGTTCCTTCAGCGAGGCATGAGCCCGGATGGCCGCGTCATCGAGATCATGCACTGCCTTGGCGAAGCCTTCATGGGCGGCGCGCAGCGCTTTCAGGCGCTTGTCGAGACGCATACCGAACACCAGCGCCGCCACCAGCAGCGCCATCAGGATCACATCCATGATAATGTTCGTCAGGCTCATTGCGGCACCCTATTTCTTCACCTGCATCAGCCGGCGCTTGGCCGCCGAGGCGAGCGGTGAATCAACCCGCACAGCGATCGAGTGCCCCTTGCGGCCCATCCGTCCCGTGGTCAGCGGAATGGCACCGCACTTGATCTGCACCGGCGATTCCGCATTGGCGTTGAGGATGAGGGTTTCGCCCACCTCAAGGTTAAGCACTTTGGACAGCGGCATCTGCTGCTCATCGAGCACGGCGCGCACCTCCATCTGGGTGGTCCAGATTTCGGTGGCCAGGTGGCTTTCCCAGATATTGTCGCGGCCGAACTTTTCCCCCATGAACTGCTGGAGCAGCATCTTGCGGATCGGTTCCAGTGTAGCATAGGGCAGCAGCAGCTCGACGCGTCCGCCGCGGTCTTCCATATCGATGCGCAGCTTGACCAGGATCGCCGCATTGGCCGGACGGGCAATGGCGGCAAAGCGCGGATTGGTTTCCAGGCGGTCGAGATTGAAATTGACCGGCGTCAGCGGCTCGAAGGCGGCCTTGGCGTCATTGAGGATCACCTCAACCATCCGCTGCACCAGCACGCGCTCGATCGTGGTGTAGGGCCGGCCTTCGATCCGCAGCGCCGCCGTGCCGCGACGACCGCCTAAAAGCACATCGACGATCGAATAGATCAGGTTGGAATCGACCGTCAGCAGACCATAATTATCAAGCTCTTCGGCACGGAAGACGGCGAGGATGGCCGGCAGTGGGATCGAGTTCAGGTAGTCGCCAAACCGGATCGAGGAAATATTATCGAGCGACACTTCAACGTTATCGGAGGTGAAGTTCCGCAAACTCGTCGTCATCAGCCGCACCAGCCGGTCGAAGACGATTTCGAGCATCGGCAGGCGCTCGTAAGACACCATGGCCGAATTGATGATCGCCCGGATGCCGGAGCGTTCATTATAGTCGTCTTCCGACAGGTCGAAGCCGAGAAGGCTGTCGATTTCGTCCTGGTTGAGGATGCGTTCTGCGCCGGCGGGCACATTGAAGCGCTCTCCCATGCCGCCACCGCCGACCATGGCTTCCCATTCGGCCGCCAGGTCGCCGCCGGCGTCACCATCGCCGCCACCGCCGCCACCTGATCCCCCGGAGGCAGCTTCGGCTTCGGCGGCAAGTTCCGCCTCCCAAGCCGCCATCATGGCTTCCTGATCGACTTCTTCCGCCATTAGGTAATCAACATTTCTTCAATAAGAACGGCATTGATCTTGTGGGGCGCCAGAACCAGATTGATCCGGCGCAGGATTTCCAGGCGTAACTGGTAATTGCCCTGCGAACCGCTGAGGTCGTCCGGGCGCAGTTCACGCAGGAAACCCTGCATCACGTCATTGATACGCGGCATGTTCTCGGTCAGGGCCTCAACTGTCTCGTCATCCGGACATTCCAGGGTCAGCTTGAGCTTCAGAT
This sequence is a window from Asticcacaulis sp.. Protein-coding genes within it:
- a CDS encoding DUF6468 domain-containing protein, which translates into the protein MSLTNIIMDVILMALLVAALVFGMRLDKRLKALRAAHEGFAKAVHDLDDAAIRAHASLKELRGHADESQDLLHGRILAARDVLQKLDMQVTRAERVQAELDKGLVSYEAIRSQTVTRPAANEVIRPAHHEAEAVARPRDRSAFMNEVRPDRTPYVRTANNRTGRSLLPDIEPEDESEIIDKVQMSELVVANLNEMIRTLNLPARQVASVEDDLFARGRGRGLRQGRGRRQSGSTGGSAERPSASVPYQEIVFLDGLTPFPAAYRRRRRWCACPQGDHQPGSDAGCISCGLRLCRRRQKGGKAGGQDGGAESKRQGRGRSCRRPDAELRR
- the fliM gene encoding flagellar motor switch protein FliM, translating into MAEEVDQEAMMAAWEAELAAEAEAASGGSGGGGGGDGDAGGDLAAEWEAMVGGGGMGERFNVPAGAERILNQDEIDSLLGFDLSEDDYNERSGIRAIINSAMVSYERLPMLEIVFDRLVRLMTTSLRNFTSDNVEVSLDNISSIRFGDYLNSIPLPAILAVFRAEELDNYGLLTVDSNLIYSIVDVLLGGRRGTAALRIEGRPYTTIERVLVQRMVEVILNDAKAAFEPLTPVNFNLDRLETNPRFAAIARPANAAILVKLRIDMEDRGGRVELLLPYATLEPIRKMLLQQFMGEKFGRDNIWESHLATEIWTTQMEVRAVLDEQQMPLSKVLNLEVGETLILNANAESPVQIKCGAIPLTTGRMGRKGHSIAVRVDSPLASAAKRRLMQVKK